The Paraburkholderia hospita DNA segment CATGATGTCCATCGTGGTTTGCGGCATCTCGATGTCGAGCTCGATTTCCTTGTCGTCGAGCAGGCCTTCGCGCAGGCGCTTGCGGAACGTCTGACGCGTCGCGTTCGATTCGTCGCCGCCCGACTCTACGCCCGAGCCGAAGCCGACCGTGCGCGCGCCCGGCAGAAGCGTATCGAGGATGCGGTCTTCAGCGAGATCCTCGGCTTTTGTGCGGACCTTGCGCATTTCGGTTTCGCGTGTCTGCTTGACCGAGATTTCGATCAGGTCGCGCACGATGCTGTCGACGTCACGGCCGACATAACCGACTTCGGTGAACTTGGTCGCTTCGATCTTGATGAACGGCGCGTCGGCGAGCTTGGCGAGGCGCCGCGCAATTTCCGTCTTGCCGACGCCCGTCGGCCCGATCATCAGGATGTTCTTCGGCGTGATTTCCTGGCGCAGCGGGTCGGCGACCTGCTGGCGGCGCCAGCGGTTGCGCAACGCAACCGCGACGGCTTTTTTCGCGCGATGCTGGCCGATGATGTGCTTGTCGAGTTCCGAGACGATCTCGGCGGGAGTCATGGTGCTCATCGTGTGTCCTTACTCGATTGTCTCGATGACGCGGTTGTGGTTCGTGTAGATACACATGTCGCCGGCGATCTCTAGCGACTTTTCGACGATCTCGCGCGGCGAAAGATCCGTATTGTCGGCAAGCGCCTTCGCGGCGGCCTGCGCGTACGCGCCGCCCGAGCCGATCGCACAGATCCCGCCTTCCGGGTCGAGCACATCGCCGTTGCCGGTGATGACCAGCGTGGTGGTCGCGTCGGCCGCGATCAGCATGGCTTCCAGACGGCGCAGCATGCGGTCGGTGCGCCAGTCTTTCGCCAGTTCGACGGCGGAGCGTGTGAGATTGCCCTGATGCTTTTCGAGCTTGGCCTCGAAACGGTCGAGCAGCGAGAACGCGTCGGCCGTGCCGCCGGCGAACCCGACCAGCACCTTGCCGTTATAGATGCGGCGGACCTTCTTCGCGCCGCCCTTCATGACGATGTTGCCCAGCGTGACCTGGCCGTCGCCGCCGAGCGCGACCTTGTCGCCGCGGCGCACGGAGACGATCGTCGTGCCGTGAAATTGCTCCATATGCGTTCCTTTTGCAAAACTAGCGAGGACGCGGAGGCGTCGATGCGCCACCACGGAATCCGAGAGCGGCCGGCGCGCGATGCTGGGTGCCGCGCGCGCGTGCAACGCATGTCGGATTTATTTTAGGGCGGACGCTGCCATATCAAGAGCCGGAGTCGAACGGGCGCGAGAAAAGACAGAGAGTGTGTGGTGACTGGGAAATGCTGTCGAGGTTTCAGCAGCGGTAAAAGGTACTGACGGGCCGTCCGCGCTTCAGATTATGCAGTGCGCATTTACCGATTAGCCCGTGCAAGCCGGCGAGCGGCCCGATAAAAGCGCGGCCTGAAAAGAAAAAAGAGGCGCACGGTTCACCGTGCGCCTCTGACGAAGCGTGTCTGGGGCGCGGACCCCGAAAACCGCGCCGCCCGTCGATCAGTCGCCGAACAGCTTCTGGCGCAGTTCGCGGCGTTCCTGTGCTTCGAGCGACAGGGTGGCGGTCGGACGCGCGAGCAGGCGGGGAATGCCGATCGGCTCACCCGTTTCTTCGCACCAGCCGTAATCGCCCGATTCGATCCGCGCGATCGATTGCTGCACCTTCTTCAGCAGCTTGCGTTCGCGGTCGCGCGTGCGCAGTTCGAGCGCATGCTCTTCCTCGATCGTCGCGCGGTCGGCCGGGTCCGGCACGATCACGGTTTCGCGGAGGTTCTCGGTGGTCTGGCCGGCATTGCGGAGAATGTCCGCCTGCAGCTGCTCGAGCCGGTTCTTGAAGAAAGCGAGCTGATCCTCATTCATGTAATCCTTGTCGCTCATCTTCAGGATTTCGGCTTCGGTCAAGAGTCGTTTCGTGGTCATCTGGCTTGCTTCGTCAATGTGAGGCAAATCATGCCCGCACTTTCGTGTTGCCCGCAAAAGGCGCCTCGATGACGCTCAAATGAGCGCCGGCGAACACGGACGGTGGGCTGTCGTGACGCCGAAGCGCCGATGCGGGGCCGAACTCCTCTGGAAACCGATTCTTCCAATGCTCCTGAGGCAATGCTTCCCGGCAGCGCGTTATAAGCCGGAGTGTGGCCGGCCGGCATATCGGCGATGTCCCCGGATTAGATTTTCCGGCGCCGTTTTTCGGCCCGGCACGGCTGCGAAGCGACTACGCGCTTTACACCGGGCAAATCGTTCTCTTTCTCCAGTGGGGCCGTATTGTAACTGAATCACAATACGAAACCGCAAGCGGGGGAAATCCCTGCCGCAAACTCCACTTATCGTGAAAATATAACGCGCTGTTCACTAAAAAGCGATGGTCGTACACGTATTCTCGTAACAGGGTTTTCACGTGCTTTGACCGCAAACGGGCTTTTAAATTGCCGTGCTTGCGCTTTTGAGGTCCTTTTCGCGTTGGGAAGCGAACAGATGGCAGC contains these protein-coding regions:
- the dksA gene encoding RNA polymerase-binding protein DksA, coding for MTTKRLLTEAEILKMSDKDYMNEDQLAFFKNRLEQLQADILRNAGQTTENLRETVIVPDPADRATIEEEHALELRTRDRERKLLKKVQQSIARIESGDYGWCEETGEPIGIPRLLARPTATLSLEAQERRELRQKLFGD
- the hslV gene encoding ATP-dependent protease subunit HslV, whose amino-acid sequence is MEQFHGTTIVSVRRGDKVALGGDGQVTLGNIVMKGGAKKVRRIYNGKVLVGFAGGTADAFSLLDRFEAKLEKHQGNLTRSAVELAKDWRTDRMLRRLEAMLIAADATTTLVITGNGDVLDPEGGICAIGSGGAYAQAAAKALADNTDLSPREIVEKSLEIAGDMCIYTNHNRVIETIE